One part of the Eucalyptus grandis isolate ANBG69807.140 chromosome 10, ASM1654582v1, whole genome shotgun sequence genome encodes these proteins:
- the LOC104421509 gene encoding uncharacterized protein LOC104421509 produces the protein MKFNMSTAARRQKWQHYPTPPTPRILQLPGRPRRRPPRGAARPAAGESRSRDLTGKLEALFDQERKFLKGGGSVPIVLLEHHDERRERVEDGAEKEYECEEDGVGGRSEAAVVEEEKWRFQAEVLRAECNLLRMEREIAVKKLDRTRINIERSLKCAIQTLINGKKKVREGESLRAVFDGEMEHLVGKLKELRKSLKVKDFGARNCSNFDEQVTILQRRLKKLNGTSSSKHKPGNEIRNIAEARSSTDFDWGVDKNETSDHDHDHKVDILTRKMEELSKDMLLERMEEEYSSILSAADRSVASSASTSKRIEWPSSATASLYQPNQEIVSRIGGVCSGHCKSVVRRIIEQVRVETEQWSQMQEMLAQVRSEMEELQASRDFWEDRALKYDAHMQSLSLVVQEWRQKALSSEAEANELREQASALQEEIQRSRKERDKARHLLPNETEKRVLICRLKENHHNRHDECKQNEASFGDRRRKVHTSTSRLAAAPKRSPFRDIGNSLPMSRQSSK, from the exons ATGAAGTTCAACATGTCCACCGCGGCGAGGAGGCAGAAATGGCAGCATTACCCGACCCCACCGACGCCGAGGATCCTCCAGCTGCCGGGCAGGCCTCGCCGGAGGCCGCCGAGGGGGGCGGCGAGGCCCGCCGCCGGAGAATCGAGAAGCAGGGACCTGACGGGGAAGCTGGAGGCCCTGTTCGACCAGGAGCGCAAGTTCTTGAAAGGCGGCGGGAGCGTGCCCATAGTGCTGTTGGAGCACCACGATGAGAGGAGAGAGCGGGTCGAGGATGGAGCGGAGAAAGAGTACGAGTGCGAGGAAGACGGTGTAGGTGGCCGCAGCgaggcggcggtggtggaggaggagaagtGGAGGTTTCAGGCGGAGGTCTTGAGGGCAGAGTGTAACTTGTTgaggatggagagagagatcGCGGTGAAGAAACTGGATAGGACCAGGATCAACATTGAGAGGTCTCTCAAATGTGCTATCCAAACTTTGATCAat GGCAAGAAAAAAGTACGTGAAGGAGAGAGTTTGAGGGCAGTTTTTGACGGGGAGATGGAGCATTTGGTTGGGAAGCTCAAAGAGCTGAGAAAGAGCCTGAAGGTCAAAGATTTCGGGGCTCGGAACTGTAGCAATTTCGACGAACAAGTGACCATTCTGCAGAGAAGGTTAAAGAAGCTGAATGGCACGTCATCGTCAAAACACAAACCCGGGAACGAGATTAGGAACATTGCAGAAGCACGCTCGTCGACTGATTTCGACTGGGGAGTAGACAAGAACGAAACTTCTGATCATGATCACGATCACAAA GTCGATATTTTGACgaggaaaatggaggaattgtCGAAGGACATGCTCTTGGAGAGGATGGAGGAGGAGTACAGCTCCATACTTTCTGCAGCCGACAGATCTGTGGCCAGTTCTGCATCCACTTCTAAGCGAATTGAATGGCCTTCTTCAGCCACCGCCTCGCTCTATCAACCGAACCAG GAGATAGTGTCCCGCATCGGTGGTGTGTGCTCGGGGCATTGCAAGTCTGTAGTTAGGAGGATCATTGAGCAGGTCCGAGTGGAGACAGAGCAATGGTCTCAGATGCAGGAGATGCTTGCACAGGTAAGAAGCGAAATGGAAGAGTTGCAGGCGTCGCGAGACTTCTGGGAAGATCGAGCTCTCAAGTACGATGCTCATATGCAGTCGCTATCCTTGGTG GTGCAAGAATGGAGACAGAAAGCGCTCTCTTCCGAGGCCGAGGCGAACGAGCTACGAGAACAAGCATCTGCGCTTCAGGAAGAGATCCAGAGGTCAAGGAAAGAGCGAGACAAGGCAAGGCATTTGCTGCCGAACGAGACGGAGAAGCGGGTCCTGATCTGTCGCCTGAAGGAAAACCACCACAATCGGCACGACGAGTGCAAGCAGAATGAGGCTTCATTCGGTGATAGGAGAAGGAAAGTGCACACGAGCACCAGCAGGCTGGCGGCAGCTCCAAAGCGGTCCCCATTTCGAGACATCGGCAATTCATTGCCGATGTCGAGGCAAAGTAGCAAATGA